ACCAAATTAGTTCCTGGAACATCTTGCATTTGCCTTCTTTCACTCGTTCTTAGGAACAAACAGTTTCTCTAGAAATTGTGCAGTTTAAGCCTGTCATGGTATCGTACTCCAGCATTTTCTTAGCACCTCAACACAAATTACATGGTAGCTCATCTGTGGTGAACATCGGCTACAGACATCCGCGCAGGGGGAAGGACTGAAAGAACAACAATATTGTCCCATGACATGGAAAAGCACTTTGGGATGCACTGGCTTTAGGTGAGACTGCTGACTCAGAACGGGATTTCTCTACAAGCAGAGTTACTCCAGTTATTCAAATACAGTAAACATACGGGCAGTACTGAGGACATCAATCCTGCACCTTACAACTTTCAGTCTATTTTCTAAACACCTCTTAATGGAGATGTGGCTCAGTGTCAAGGCTAAATGGGCAAAAATGTAATCTATGCTAAAGTCATTAGAGGAACTACCATAACCCTTGCTTCTGGTGGTCCTTGGACTTAAGCCAACCATATACATTTCATTCTAATTATTTACCTATCCTGCTTTATCTCAAGTATCTTCATCCTTTCACACTTCCTAATTAACTATCAATATTTTTCCTGAGTGAAATTATAAAAAGTTAAACCCTTCTACCAAAAGTacaaagacaaataaaatatagaCAATACAAACCCAGTTATACAGAACTACAAGTGCAGAAATTCTTCATGTTGTTGCTCTTTATCATTGGCCCCCAATAAAAAACATAGCAAAGAATTTAattatccaaaatattttgcagtacTGTGATTAGATTCTTCAGACCATAAATATAGCCCTCATCCTTTGTGTTGCTAGGAAACACGTGAGCAAAATCAATCATTCGGACTTCGACATTTGCACTTTCCTTGGTCTCTGCTGGCACGTGATAGAAAACTTTTTCCAGTTGGGGTAGAACATTTCCATTCAGGTGCTCCTGCGTAATGCACGTGCTGGTTTTCCACACGTTATCTTGCTCTGAGTTTTCAACTTTCAGCGAGAGCTGACTGTGGTGCCTCTTTGAGCACGCCTTTTTGTGAAGTGCATAAAATTTAGACAAGCCTTTGCTGACGGAGGCTTCAATTTTTCCATTCTCTGTGGAATTTATCacattaatattattattatactcCAATACATCTCCACCTGATAGCAGCCCTTTGGGCACTCTTCTCTTCTCCGCCAAGGTGACGTCGCTCAGCCGCACAGTTGTCGCTTGACATGAACCTTCATAGACAAACAGCAACGAGCTGGCGTAGAAATTGAGCTGTGTCTGCCCCTCAAACCACTCCAAGATCTTTTCAACCTTCTGAATGCTGGCAGCTACCACATCTTTTCTCAAGCAGTACCCGCTGTGGAAAAACTTTGAGATGCCTGCAAGAAATACATACATATTGGGATTATTTTCACTTcttaacagaaaacaaactatttttatttcttttgggaTGAGAATAGTTCCTATTTGAAGGAATAGACACCATCCAGGTAGTTTCTGTTCAGACAATTACTAACTAAACCCAAAATTAACCTAAGAACTCTGAGACCTTCAGTCACGTCACCTGCTGTGTAATACTACAGAGCTTGGGCTTGGCTCCTAAGTAAAAGTAAATGCATCAAAAACACAGTAAATGAATGTGGTTCCTGCTCCCAGATCAGTTTAACAAGTGTCTGGACAGTTTTGGGCAGGGACCTATTCAATTCTCCATGCATAAACAGGCTCAAGCAGGTTATTATGAGTTTGTACCTTCTGTCCCTTGCTGGGGGACAGATGAGAAAGTGTCAATAACTAGTTTGCAAAAATTATCACCAAACAGTCCCATCATGGcagcatttttattaattgttaatgGAGAGCAACATGTGGGTTGACTTCAACTGATTAAGTCCTCTGAATTGAAAGATGCTTTTGTAGTAGCTTTCTAATAGAAAATACACTTAGATACTCACAGAAGAtaaccagaaacaaaaaaatgtatttataataaaaacatgtaatactttaaaaaaatttctgctTCATTATGGTTTCAAAGCTGCAAAGAAGTTGAATTCTAGAACTCTCTCCCCCTTATTAGCAGTAAAAGAGATGTGAAGAGGAAATTCCTATAGTCTGCACTGCTGTTACAGCCAACTGCACACTTCATTTCTGATTGACAGGCAGCTCAAATATAACAGCGAACAGCCAAAGATCCATCTGACATGAGGACATAAAAGGTCTTTTATAATGGGAACATCCaaagcatttaaatgaaaaaatcccAGCGCACCGAGTTCTGACACTCCAGTGCCCCTACTCACCGTCCTTTACTGTTTCCTTGGTCAAGCTCCTTCCATAGTGCTGGTTTTGTGTCTCATAGCTGTCCGAAGACACGTGGTACACCTGAAAGAGGCAAGGACAGGGCTCCCTGTGTATTctgaagcagcaggatttctgcagAGCAAGAGACACCTCACAGACAGGCCACAAAACATTTAACCCTCACactccctgctgtgcccagcactgcactGTAGTGCTCTCCAAAACTCTCCCTTCAGCCCTTGGGCTCcaagctccagctttcctttGCTGGAGACACCCTGGTGGTGGCAAAAAGCAACGTACCCATTACATTGGAACTCTTTCCTAAGGCCTTACAAATCACAACTGAGATCTGAAACTATCAGACTCCTAGCTGCGTTACTGCAGATGTTAAATCAGCAAgacaacaaagcaaaaatttcaTTGCAATTATTTTGAGTTCTTAAATATAAAACTGTTTAGCACAAGAGCAAAACAGTAAGAATTACTATATGTGACCAGCAAGGCCCAGCTCCATAAGGCCCATCTGCAATTGTCAGCTCAAATGAGGCTTCACTAAATAAATAGCAGCAGACAAGCAAAAGCTGGTTGCAGCATCAACAACAGTACTTCAGCTCTCATCTGAAAGGGAGGCAACCCACATGGGTACAGTTTTGTCCATATCAGGAAATGTACAAGCCTAAGGACTTAATTCAAAACTGCTTCACATATAGACACATTTTCTCtcacactgaaatatttccatagCAGAAATGTGCGAGGTAGCGATGCCCAAGTATAATTTGTTTATGAGAGCGTAGACAGTTCTTATTTGCAGAAATAATGGTGTTACCAAGCAGGCAGTTGTCTCTGGCAGGGACTTGGTGCTTGGCACTTGTTCAGACCACCCATCCCTGTGGCATCCACCCCATCCACAGCCTGCCCTCCCTTCACTGCTGTAAAAAGGGAGGATcccactgacagagtcagggcgCACTGCTGATGTGcctgctcctcatccctcctcCAGGGCCTTATTCTTGCTGAAGCCAACAAAGAAAGTCCACAACAGTGAAACAGCAGGAATAAAAAGGAGtactaaataaagaaaatggaattccCTGCTTTCATTACAGCCCATCACCCTGAAATGTCTCTCCCCCATCCAAACAACAATAAATCCAGTATGGCTACGCAGATCCCCACCTCCTGTTTTGcaaagcagctgggaacaaCAGTCTTAAATAGCTTTTGACAAAAAGAAGTAATTAAACTCAGTCCTCGAGGAACTGGTTTTAAGTCACCAATCATGAACTGAAGGGGCAGTAAACAGTTCTCAttaatctaaaaaaataaagagctgtAAGTCTAAATGTTTGAACTTACTCGGCAGCAGAGACACTTCAAACACTGTTATAATAGCTGGAGAAACTGAGGCCTCCATGTCTATGAAATGAAGAAGGCCATAGTAGAGATGAGTTATTCTAAAACTGCATCTGTCAACTGTGATTTTGGTTTCACAAGAACAGTAATTTTTCTCCACTTagtttttgctgggtttttttccaaagcacatGAAAGAAGTACAGCATACGACACAGAAACCCAAAGGTTACTTACATAAACGCTTCAGGTACCAAAGTAACCTTCAAAAACATACCAaacatttcaaaactttttaaagagCTACAAGTCAAAGGCAGTTCAATAAAGAATAATATTGCTTAGAAAGAAAATCTAGAGTCTGATGAGTACAACTAAGTTTTCACTAGCTGTGTCTTCATTTTAATGATATTAAGCATTCTCATGGTCCAGGGGCAGCTTTCTGCAGAcatcagcactgcagcagcacccaaCCCAACCAGCTTGTTTACCAGAACCTTATCTCTTCCCCTAGGAGCTACAGGTTTTGTGACACAGGCACTAGCTCAAACACCCTGATTAAGATCTGCAAgctcattttgttttccaaagaaacGCTGGAACAGCACATCAGACCCTGTGCCTCTGAATTGGGTTTCCCAAGAAACCACCCCACCTCTTCCTGTAATTTGAACAAAACCATTCCCCAAATGTCTTTCTATATTGCTTACAAACCCCGAGGCAGATGTGCATGCTGCATCAACAGCACATTTTTAACCACACAAAACAGTCAGTGACAAAGCACCAAGCCCCAGACCCACAGCATGAGTGTAAGTATGTGTTTAACCGCCTTGTGCACTCAGAAGGCCCTCGGTCACCAAGAGGCTTGGCTGCAGCCAGTGGCATCAAAGGACAACAGATCTGCATCGTCACAGAAACCAGCTCTTACCACCACCCTGAGACTCTGCACAACGGCAGGAAGAGACTGGTTGAACATTCCTGGAAAGCCTCACTCAGATACAGATACATCACACCCCATCCTGACAGCAAGGGAGCTGAAAGCCAAGCTCAAACAGAAACAATCTCTCACCAGCCCTTGCTCCACCCTCACCCACCCAAACACAGCTGGAAGAGCAGAAGGCTAAAATCAACTTCCTATTTGACAGAGCTCTTTCTCTACTGTGCTTTTGTTCACATGGTCACTACCAATCATGTGCTATTAACCATTCCCAAAAGGACACGCTGCCTTTGAACCAAGCTTTTCCTGTATCCCTGTTGTTGTAGCTGTCTGTACTGGCCCATTTCTGCCAGAACAATGACAACTCAGATCAGTAACCTTAACAGCAGCCAAGAAATTATTAGACAGGAAAATCTCACTTCTTGTCCACCTGCCACAGCTTGTTATGTGTTAGCTCCGTATCCACTGGCAAGTTTCCTGCAGAGTGCAAGACAAAGAAAACTTCCTATGAGCTGCAAAACACAGCCTTCAAGAAACCTCCTGCTCCATCAGTCATTTTTATGTATTCTTACAATGCAAGATCAGAGCTGTTCTGGCTGACAGGGCAAAGGCTTCTCCTTGTGCCTACAAGTAGCTCTCACTCAGTTATTAGCTTCCTGCACAAAAGGCTCTGGAATCCAGCAAGCTAACAGGTCCAGTTTACAATGAGTAGTAGTGACTCTGTCTGGGCAGCAAATCAAAAAATCCAGACCGTAACTGTTGAGGGAAATTATCTTTAGATGTTATAAACTTGCACTTGGCTTTTGTCTCCCTGTGAGGTGTTCTGTCATTGCTGTTTGCATACCGAAACAgctttttgtacattttttcaATTACAGTTCCTTCTTTTTTGTACCCTTTTCTTCAGTTACAGTTCCTTCATCTGACGTTCCTGAACTGATGGAAACCTTGAATTAAAATAAGAAGTTGGTCCAGCACAGTCTTTGAAAAAGCACAACCCTTGCAAGGTCTCAGCAAAAATTACAGTGTTTGGAAACCTTGCATCTTCAGCTTTGGGACGTCAAACTGAAGGCAAACTGATATCAAATGTTATGTAATGTTAATTACGGTGATTCAGTACCAACATCCACTGTAAGGCAGAAAAATGCAGACACTGCTCAAACGCTCATTGTGGCAGATGCCTGACTTCCAGAAAGTACAATTTCAATAAACGTTAAGAAGTATTTGGGGGAGATACTGCCGGCACAAATGAAAATCCCTATTCAGTAACTTGCAGAGCTCTTTCGCATCTGCAGAAAATATCTGCTAATCCACAGCACTGAAAATGGGAACAACAACCCCATCCTGTTTTGAGCAGGCCTGTAGAACACTCCAGAGCACCTGGAGAGCGAGGACCAGCTCGGCAGCAGGCACAATACGGACCTGTGTGGCACTGCCATCCCCACGGTGCCTGGGATGCAGCCTCCtgtgcagctcccagtgcccatccctgctcccttgcaTGCCCCACACAAGGGCAGCCTGGGATCTGCTGTCCTAAGCAAGGACGTGGAGACTGGAGATCCGTGCTCTGATGGTGAGGCATCCAGACTCCACAGTGCCGAGGGCTGAGCTTCCCAGGGCCCAGGTTTGTTCTGTAAATGCACCTGCCAGCTGCACACAGGTAGGGGTGAGCGAGTGTTTGCACATTGCACACAGTTTCTGTTTACAGCCAGGCACCTCTGCACTCCTGAGAGCATCTGAAGGTCAGCACCCAGCTGCTATCGAGGCTGGAGCCACAAGGTGAAGGTGGGGGCAAGCAGGAGGCACCCCAACTCATTGTAGGAAcatccaccagcagcacccacccctgagctctgcagggaccCTCCTGGTGCCAGgaaaaccccacacccacaccTGGGCACCTTCTGCCTGCACCCCACGACTGCCCCAATATAAACACAAGTTTCCTTCATGCTCAAGTAACCCcggtgttaccctggtttttctgagttttttaaagccttttgaattttcataaaatggagtcagatctttagttactgtacaatattaagagcagttttctacctttttcccatATATGTAACATacacaaatcctttgtttttcattctctgtcctttgtttgcatatttctaacctgaaaacaattgtaactgacaactggtTTGACCATTCAGCTGAAGAGTGAGAACTCCAAGAAGCCAATGTTCAGCCAGAcccaaaaatgtatataaagtaagaaataaacaaggaggctctctctccgccctgtctcagctttgagctagaacagaggaacctctgccctgtgaaacCTCTCcctccgtgtgactgctttgcgtgtCTCAGTGACACCCCGGGTTCTCTGCTGGCCCCTCATCCTGCCATGGGGTAACACTTCAAGAGTTTCAACAAGCcttattcttcctttttcaaaaagaaagtaaagatttaaagaaaaaaaaataacaaggggagaatttttgttaaaaaacattCTCTTATTTGATATCTCTGCTTTATAGTAATGCTCTCACATTACCACTGCTGCTGAGAGCATGCCCAGTTATTCAAATCCACTCTCATTCcctaatttttacttttttaaaacttaatttattGTTGCTAGACCACAGGTGATGAAAGTACACACATCCCTGCTTGCTGCTGCCTTGAAAattcagcacaggaaggatgcaTCGCTGCTCCCTCATTTCCAAGACTATACTTAGATATTACTCTGCCCATTTTGCCTCTGTGTTCCTCTGGGCTACTTTGAGCGCTTCACGTGACTAAGTGCACCCCCAAATGCTCTGACAGCCAATATAACAGTTTTAGTCAAGTCCTTACATAAAAAGATTGTAGAATGAAATTATGTTGAAATTTATCCAGTGAAAAAGCAGATTATTAATCTcctaaataaaagaaattacaatGCTGCAATTAAATCATGAACCATCTTAAAAATAGCTTAATACAGTAGCTTTAGATTCCCAGTGCTTCCATGAAGTATCTCATTagaataaatttcttttatgtAATAAAAAACACCTGTTCCAgcttggaagattttttttttctgggctttTAGTTGGTTTCTTCGGGTTAGGGCTTTactgatttctttatttttcatttcatcgattttttttgtttgttttcttttaggttttgttttgctttgtcttcCTGTTTTCTTAAACACCAAATCTCGAATTAGACTTATAAATGTAAAAACTCCAGGTTCTGGTAATCTTTTAGTGTAGAAGAATCTGAACTAGGTCAAGATTTAATACTGACTTCCCTCTTAAATCTTGTTACTAATGGATCAGAGCTTGTGAAAATTACCACAGTACTAGAAAGAGTTCATAAATACCTCATAAAATAGTCAGCTACAGTTGATTTGAAAAGATCCTGCAGAATCACGTGCTATAGATGAGAAAATTCACTTGTAAAACCAGCTTTGATTATTATTCATTACTGCCTGCATGTTCATAGGCACAAACAAAGGAAGTCAATGATGGATTACACTGGTAAAATTACATAATCACCagtttgtgcttttaaaaaagtgtttcagaaatatttggagtAAGTGAGATTGCAATCGATGTcctggaaacaaaaaagaatctGCCGAATCTGGGAACTGTGGATTCCAAAAGGACAGTGAATCTGAAATGAGAGCACAGCCCACACATTGTGCTTGTACACAACAGCATGCAGAATGCTCTGTATTTAACACTGCATGTGCTGTGAAGAGATTTCTTAGCTGTCTGTATGTCCCCTACTGAAACCATATCATAGCTTGTATTTTTGCTATTGCAACGGCACCTGAGACTTCCAGCTTCTACATAAACTCTGACTACTTTCATAACAAATCATGTCCACTCtgacagaatcccagaatggtctGGTTTCAAAGGGACTTTAAAGACATCCCAGTTCCCATCATGTTTCACTGAACTACGTTGCTCCACATCCCATCcaaccttggacacttccagggatccaggggcacctgggaaagaaaggaactTCTCCACTGAGTACAGAATTGTGGTTTTAAACaatgttattaaaataactGTGCTTTCTAAATGTACTTCCATGCATTTATTCTGTCTACTCAGTGTTAAGCTAAATACAGGTCAAATGCCAGAACTGTGTACATAAACTAATATTATGCATAAAACAATGCATAATAAAAAGCTGCTTCAATAGCCTTTTGGGTAAAAATAAGGAGATTTTGGGGTAAAACCTCCACCTATAacacttttttgcttttatctcTTCATGACAACTTATATGATGGGAGTTAGAAAAAGCGTAGCCACATTCTCTGTTTTTCCTGGCCCTCTCCTTCTTGGCCTTGTAAATTTTACTACCCAAGCCCACCTCCCTggtaaaaaaatccccactgaCTGGAGAGATTAAAACCAACCCCCTGTACCTCCTTGTTACACCATGTTTTGTCCAGCAAGCAGGAACAGCCTTCATCCAGCACGTGAGCTGTTCTGGGCAGTACGTATCTGTGTAGGAGGGTTTTATACTGCGGCCAGAATGTTACGAAAATAAAGCAGACAAGCTGAGAATCCCCCATAATGAAGGGGCAGAGAAGACACCTTGTGATTTCAGACTTTGCCAAGTGCTGTGTGAGGGCAGGAGGAACCTTTCCATTCTCTTTGGAAAACAACTTCCAGTATGCCAAAGGCAAAAATCCAAATCTCATCTAGTTAAACACTGGATGGAAAACTGCACTACTTGGGAGAACCATCATTACACATCCAGTCTAAATTAGGGgattgaaaaaaattctgcaacAGGACAAAGACACACATAAGTGACAACGTTAGAAACAATGGTCACAAGCATACCATGGAAGCAATCATTCCTTTCGTCATGAAACAAAGGACATGAAGCACATTGTCTTACAAATGAGATAAGAGAGGTTATGTAATGACATCAACCAAATCCAAAGCTATAACCTCTGACCTTCCTTTTCCATCCAAACTGTTTGGCTGGTTTTTGACTTAACTCCCACATCCTCGCTCATAGGCTCACATAATTACTACTCATGACCACTATAATTTATATAGCAGCTTATCTCAAGGCAGAGTTATGGGGTGGGAGGCTGGGCAGTTCTGCACAAAACATTACAGAGATATTAGAATTATCTTGAACAATGGTGCAATctggctgctgttgctgttgaaCAGCAAAGGGGAAGCTTATCACAGTCTCCAGCCATTTACGTGTGTTGATGCAGAGCTTGAGGAGCCCTGGCTTTGtgtgtgagaagaaaaacaaaaatctcacatcaaaaagaaaactatTCCTGTACCTATCATTGCAGAAAAAACTACTTTGGAATTCCAACAGTGATATCAACACATTTCTCTCACTGAGCCACGAATGTTCTGTACAGCTTTTCCTCACACTGAAGCTTTGGAGCAGCCAATGCACACATACTGACCCTCAGTATTCCTAAGAGTTAACAGGGATGTGTGCATGCCCAGCTAACCTCCCCCTGACAGCCATGCCTTGAGTGTGTAAACAGCAAAGGAAGTTCCCTTCTGacagaaagctttttaaaatgtaaaacgTAAGCAGCTGTTCACAGCTATACGCATCACATTTGAGAGTTTACTTACTTTCCCCTAAAtagaaaaattatgcaaaattatttttatttaaagacagaACATCAAGATGAAAAACATGGAGGACACAGCTCATTATTACATTATTAGAAAGACTGGTTCACTATGAAAATCTCTGATTTAtgcctgaaagaaaacaaacacacaaaaatcctcttaataattttaaatatctgtgGAGGTGGTGAAGAAATAATTGCAACTATACACAGCTTTAAATACCCAGCGCCTCTCTTGTATA
This portion of the Hirundo rustica isolate bHirRus1 chromosome 8, bHirRus1.pri.v3, whole genome shotgun sequence genome encodes:
- the IPMK gene encoding inositol polyphosphate multikinase isoform X1, whose product is MATEPPRPAGRPEGGRGCCAGGGRGETEEEAEAAAQPVLVASPGPAAAGGGRRRALNGCVPLSHQVAGHMYGKDKGGILQHPDGTVLKQLQPPPRGPREQEFYNKVYDSDCCDSILLELREYLPKYFGVWSPPTAPNDIYLKLEDVTRKFNKPCIMDVKIGQKSYDPYASAEKIQQQVSKYPLMEEIGFLVLGMRVYHVSSDSYETQNQHYGRSLTKETVKDGISKFFHSGYCLRKDVVAASIQKVEKILEWFEGQTQLNFYASSLLFVYEGSCQATTVRLSDVTLAEKRRVPKGLLSGGDVLEYNNNINVINSTENGKIEASVSKGLSKFYALHKKACSKRHHSQLSLKVENSEQDNVWKTSTCITQEHLNGNVLPQLEKVFYHVPAETKESANVEVRMIDFAHVFPSNTKDEGYIYGLKNLITVLQNILDN
- the IPMK gene encoding inositol polyphosphate multikinase isoform X2, whose product is MCSVFVLHGVRWDQAKNRSLQGELHLWHISLPAVRSNSTGILQHPDGTVLKQLQPPPRGPREQEFYNKVYDSDCCDSILLELREYLPKYFGVWSPPTAPNDIYLKLEDVTRKFNKPCIMDVKIGQKSYDPYASAEKIQQQVSKYPLMEEIGFLVLGMRVYHVSSDSYETQNQHYGRSLTKETVKDGISKFFHSGYCLRKDVVAASIQKVEKILEWFEGQTQLNFYASSLLFVYEGSCQATTVRLSDVTLAEKRRVPKGLLSGGDVLEYNNNINVINSTENGKIEASVSKGLSKFYALHKKACSKRHHSQLSLKVENSEQDNVWKTSTCITQEHLNGNVLPQLEKVFYHVPAETKESANVEVRMIDFAHVFPSNTKDEGYIYGLKNLITVLQNILDN